The Pirellulales bacterium genome contains the following window.
TTCCATGATGGGCTCGGTCAACTACATGACCACCATCATCCAAATGCGCGCCCCGGGAATGACGATGTTCCGCATGCCGCTGACGATTTGGGCCATGTTCATCACCGCGATTCTGCAAGCCTTCGCGTTGCCGGTGCTCACCGCCGCCTTGTTCATGCAATTGATGGATCGCTTGCTGGGGACCGGCTTTTTCACGCCCGAGGGGCTGGTCATCAATAACCAAACGGTTGCCGGCGGCGGGCAACCGCTGTTGTGGCAACATTTGTTTTGGTTTTACAGCCATCCGGCGGTGTACATCATGATTTTGCCGGCCATGGGCATGGTCAGCGATATTATCGCGTGCTTTTCCCGCAAGCCGATTTTCGGCTACAAGCCCATGGTGTACGCCATCGCCGGGATTGCCGGGTTGGGCTTTATCGTGTGGGGGCACCACATGTTTATCTCCGGCATGAATCCGGCCCTGGGCATGACGTTCATGGTTTCCACCATGCTCATTGCCTTGCCCAGCGCAATCAAGGTCTTCAATTGGCTGGGCACCATGTGGGGCGGCAAAATTCAATTCACCACCCCGCTTTTGTTCGCCGTCGGCTTTGTGTCGATGTTCATCATCGGCGGGCTGTCGGGCATTTTCATGGCGGCCACGCCGATCGACATTTTCATCCACGACACGTACTTCATCGTGGCTCATTTCCATTACGTTTTGTTTGCCGGCACAGTCATGGGCGTGTTCGCCGCCATTTATTTTTGGTTTCCGAAAATGTTCGGCCGGCAGATGAGCGAATTTTGGGGCAAAGTGCATTTCTTTTTCACCTTCATTGCCCTGAATTGCGTTTTCTTTCCGATGCACATTCTGCTGGGGCAGCCGCGGCGTTATGCCGACACGTGGCACGTTTCGGTGTTTCGTCATTACCAGCCGGTGAACGAATTTATTACCCGCTCGGCCATTGTGCTGGTTAGCGTGCAAATTATTTTCATCATCAATTTTTTCTACAGCATCTTTTTTGGAAAACGGGTCGGCCGCAATCCGTGGCACGCCAACGGGTTGGAATGGCAGGCCCCCAGTCCGCCGGGGCACGGCAATTTTGATTTCCAGCCGATCGTGTATCGCGGTCCTTACGAATACAACTCGCCGGAAGTCGACGAAGATTACTATCCGCAAAACCAACCGCCGCCGAAAGATCGTCCGCTGGCGTCGGAAGATATGGGGCACTGATAGGTGAAGGCAGAAAGCGGAAGGCAGAAGGCAGAAGGCAGAAGGCAGAAGGCAGAACAGTCGCGGGTTTATGAGCGCTGAAGTGCAAGCACTGAGTCCCGAAACTTCCCCCTGGCCGCATCGGCTGGCGGTGCTGTTGTGCTGCGCCACCTTCCCGCTAATTTGGATTGGCGGAACGGTCACCACGTACGAGGCGGGCATGGCCGTGCCCGATTGGCCCACCACTTACGGCTACAACTTATTTTTGTATCCGTGGCAAACGTGGCTGCTGGGTCCGTGGGATTTGTTCATTGAACATGGGCATCGCTTGTTTGCGTCGTTGGTGGGAATGTTGACCATTGCCTTGTGCATTTCGTTGTGGATCACCAAGCAGCCGAAATGGCT
Protein-coding sequences here:
- a CDS encoding cbb3-type cytochrome c oxidase subunit I: MSSITVGSHAPDLSHADGHAHTQSFLSKYVFSKDHKVIGIQFLFSTLVWFLIGGLLALAVRWQIAWPWTKVPILNHLYAAEGGQMSPEAYTMLFTMHATVMIFLVIIPILAGAFGNFLIPLMIGADDMAFPTLNMLSYWFMWPAFIFLGASFFVEGGAAAFGWTSYAPGSSNVMTAPGSLHGQTLWLLGLVCVGISSMMGSVNYMTTIIQMRAPGMTMFRMPLTIWAMFITAILQAFALPVLTAALFMQLMDRLLGTGFFTPEGLVINNQTVAGGGQPLLWQHLFWFYSHPAVYIMILPAMGMVSDIIACFSRKPIFGYKPMVYAIAGIAGLGFIVWGHHMFISGMNPALGMTFMVSTMLIALPSAIKVFNWLGTMWGGKIQFTTPLLFAVGFVSMFIIGGLSGIFMAATPIDIFIHDTYFIVAHFHYVLFAGTVMGVFAAIYFWFPKMFGRQMSEFWGKVHFFFTFIALNCVFFPMHILLGQPRRYADTWHVSVFRHYQPVNEFITRSAIVLVSVQIIFIINFFYSIFFGKRVGRNPWHANGLEWQAPSPPGHGNFDFQPIVYRGPYEYNSPEVDEDYYPQNQPPPKDRPLASEDMGH